A genomic segment from Chitinophagaceae bacterium encodes:
- the xth gene encoding exodeoxyribonuclease III translates to MRIISYNVNGIRAAIKKGFLEWLSSNPADVICLQEIKATAEDVDTKLFEKAGYSHYWFSAQKKGYSGVAVLTKIKPNAVKTGTGHHLSDSEGRVIELQFGDIKIINAYFPSGTSGDERQSYKYQWLDEIMDYLKKEKKKNPKIILCGDYNIAHNEIDIHDPKGNKNSSGFLPGEREWFTRFFDAGWIDSFRVFHPEPHRYSWWSQRFPSVRLNNKGWRIDYINATDALKNNLLNAEIYPEIKHSDHCPVYLEIKM, encoded by the coding sequence TGCGTATTATTTCTTACAATGTAAACGGTATACGTGCTGCCATTAAAAAAGGTTTTTTAGAATGGCTCAGCAGCAACCCGGCAGATGTAATTTGCCTCCAGGAAATTAAAGCCACTGCAGAAGATGTAGATACAAAATTATTTGAAAAAGCAGGATACTCCCACTATTGGTTCAGCGCACAAAAAAAAGGATATAGCGGAGTTGCCGTTTTAACTAAAATAAAACCCAATGCAGTAAAAACCGGCACTGGGCACCATTTAAGCGATAGCGAAGGAAGGGTGATTGAGCTGCAATTTGGCGATATTAAAATCATCAACGCATATTTTCCTTCGGGCACATCCGGCGATGAAAGGCAAAGCTATAAATACCAATGGCTTGATGAAATAATGGATTATCTTAAAAAAGAAAAAAAGAAAAACCCTAAAATTATCCTTTGTGGTGATTATAATATTGCCCATAATGAAATAGATATACACGACCCAAAAGGAAATAAAAACTCATCTGGTTTTTTGCCCGGAGAAAGGGAATGGTTTACCCGGTTTTTTGATGCCGGGTGGATAGATAGCTTTAGGGTTTTTCACCCGGAGCCGCACAGGTACAGCTGGTGGAGCCAGCGCTTCCCCAGCGTAAGGCTCAATAATAAAGGCTGGAGAATTGATTATATTAATGCAACTGATGCATTAAAAAACAATCTTCTAAATGCAGAAATTTATCCAGAAATAAAACACAGCGACCATTGCCCTGTGTACCTGGAAATAAAAATGTGA